The segment CACAGcagtttttaatgaattttgaaTTGTCTTAAAGGAACCCAGCGAGAGTGGACCTCTTTTTACTGAGTTAAGGTTCTACATGCGAGCTGCTAAGCCAAATGAAAGTAAGCAGTctgttaaaatgtttttaatgacCTACAACCATATATGAAAATAGAGCCTGTAGAAGTAAAGTAAGGTTAAACTTTGAGTATACTTTTACGTAATTTTcaaggtaatttttaaattattgaaattGAATTCAGATATACAGTAAATTAGAGGGTTTTGGTAAGAAGTTCTTTGTAATTCTCTTGGTAGTATTGTCTAAATTTAAACTTGAGTTGCATCTCTGTCCTTACAATGGATATGTGATTAACTTTCCAGTATACTTTGCATATACATTTCCATGAAATAAGCAGCTCACAGGTACAGGTATGCAGAACCTGTAAGTGATGTGACTACTCCCTTTTTATGTAAGTCTCTACTCATGCAAATTCATGAACTTAactttatttgtattttcagttCAGAAGTGGACTAAGTCCcataaactgaaatatttaggTGTACCAAGATATTGGGGTTCTGGCTTGcatgaaagaaatggaaacagGTGAATATATCTTTTTTTGACATATATTGGCATTTATTTCATCCACAAACATTATCTCTTTTTAGCCTAAGTTATTTTACAAGGTCTATTTTCTGCTTATCTTCATGTTGTTAACTTCTGCTACAAATTTTTATGTGCATGGCAAGGGTGTGTTTAGGGACtatataaatagatatattttGTTTGTATTCTGTTTGTAACTCCTATTTGTGTTTGTTACAGTGTTTATAATTGAGATTTCATTTGTTGTGAACACTGCTGTAAAATAATGATGCTCTTTATGTATATGTGGATTAGAAGCTTTTTAGATTGTAATTAAAACAAAGTCAATTTCTAATGTACAAGTCCTGGAATAATATGACTAAAGTTCTTCTTGTTGTGTGCACTTAAAGTGTATTTTCACTCACAGATATTAAGGATTTACTGCTCTCTCAAATCTCTTCTATTTTCCATAGGGATGGAGCTTTTTCTGGCTTAATCTGTGAGCTGGAATAACTGCTAGTTTCATGTTAAATATGTTTTAAGTCTAAGGATAGTTTTTAGTATTGTTCCATGCCAGGAAAGGTTTTTGTTACTTGGTCTTTGATGCTAATGCCTGCTTATGTAATAGTCCTTGTTTCCTAGTGGCCCTTCTCTaaacagctgtgctgcagaggagttTTTGTAGTTCTCTGGCAGCTTACAGTAGGTCAGGCTGCTTTGTGTGGCTGACTGCATAAAGCAGTCAGTGTGGGTGCCTTAGTATGTCAGAAATATCAGTTTCAGTAGATCCTCAATTGTAAAACTAACCTAACGTAAAAACAAAATTCATTTTGATAGCAAAAGTAAatgtagtattttttttttatcctgcaAATAAAAGTGACTTTGCATTTAGTGTTTAGTGCATGAATTTCTTTAATATCATCACTATGAACTCTCCTAGTTCTAGAACCAGTTTGGCTATAGCAATGAATATCAGAACACCTCTGGCAAGTGGGAGGTTTCTGTTGTTAACAATAGGTCAAAAAATGTTTGCAATAGATTTCAGTAAAGGAACATTTTACATGAACATGTTAAATCACTTAGCCACTTCTAAAAtctaagaaatgtatttttgtaaGTAGATGATGCTTGCTTTTGCCTATAGTGAGTTACAATAGGGATGCTTTCCTCTGTGAGCACTTCTTATTTTGTTGCATAACTAGAATATAGAGCAGTTCTTTTGATGGATGAACATTTGAGTAGCTGATGTGAAAAAGGTAAGAATTGATGTACAGTGttaaaaaatgctgtatttCAAGTATTTCCCACAGTTTCTTTTGAGAGAGACATATTTTATCACTAGTTAGTACAgttaacaaataaaaattgctggttttttggctttgattttttttttctccttgaattTAGCTATCGATTTATGATAATGGACCGATTTGGCAGAGATCTTCAGAAGATGtatgaagagaatgcaaaacaatttcCTCATAAAACTGTACTACAATTAGGCCTGAGAGTagtaagtttaaaaaatacattttgttttctcaatCTATCTTCCCTGTGTAAATGTCTCTGTTCAGTCCCACTTTTGTGCCGAGTCCAGGTCCTCTGGTGGGCAGACCTGGGTACTGCATTTAAATGACTTTTGTTTTGTTAGCTTGATATTCTGGAATATGTCCATGAGCATGAATATGTGCATGCAGACATCAAGGCCTCAAACCTCCTTCTGAGTTACAAGAACCCTAATCAGGTATTTATAATGCATTTTACTCCTCATGTTTTAAACCTTCTATTTGACAACAATGAAAGTGTTTTGAACCTGTGAAATCTAGCAGAAGCTCATTTTTAAGAATGTATATGGTAACATTATTTCTGCTTGACATTTATATCTAGttaatattctatgattttttaatgcatttttctggaCAGTTATCAATTGACTATTTGGCCTAACTAGTATTCTAGAGAAATtcttgagattaaaaaaaaaattgactcaCAAATAGGTATTTGCAGGTGGAAGCCTAAAATTATGTAGCACACTGGTAAATTATGTTTGCCTGTCTGCATTGTTACCTCTGCTTTGTTCAAGAAATCCATCAGATAAGTGTTCTGTTACTTGGAAAAATTGGCCTTTACAGTGTTGATTGTTCCACTTGATTTATGGaagtctttcatttttctgcatttttaactcTCTTTACTATTCAAACAATGCATATTAGAGTTTCAAATTATGGATTTGTTCTTGCTCAAATGTTTTAGCTTGTGAAAGATGTAAAATAGTAAGTAATTTCAGTTCTCTTAAAATAACTGCGTTGTTATTGAGTGGTAGTAGTATGCAGTATTGTTCAAATGACTTTAAAGAGGTCAACTGACTTTAAAGAGGGTAGCACAGTGAATGTGTTTATAACTCTGTGGACACTActtctttttttgcttgttacttgggtttgtttttcttttttaaaatctcgTTTTACTGGTAATAACTATTGTACTGTACTTGCCTTCTGTAGCAGCAAGAAATGACTTCCAGATCAGACTGCTTTGTGGAAAACAATGAAACCTAACTGACATATTGTTTTCAAATCATATGTGTTAAGATTAATAAAGTACTGAGAATCATTCACAGTTGAACAACTTGCCATTCTTAATACTTTCAAAGAAGTTGTGAGAATGGTTGGGAGTTGTGTTtattatttgtgtattttttgtatttatggTTCTTTAACATTCTAATACTTTGTGGGAATTACTAGGTGTACCTGGTGGATTATGGACTTGCCCACCGGTACTGTCCTGAAGGAGTTCACAAAGTATATAAAGAAAATCCTAAAAGGTGCCATGATGGAACTGTGGAATATACCAGTATTGATGCACACAAGGGTGTGGGTAAGGATGTTAAACTCTGCAATAGGCATTTGCATATCCCTTTTTATAAATAAAGGACTTGTAAAACTCAGTgcagcaaataaacaaaccagGTTTGTGATTCTAAAAAACacgcttttccttttttttaaatttttgttcttCATGTGATATgctggcatttttctttttttctatttattaaattttactaattgtatttttaatgtaactttCTTAAGAGCTCCTTAATTTATAAAGATAAGAGGTTCAGCATATTGctttttatattgctttttattAACCAAGTAGAAATGTAATAGTGCTTGATAGATCTTGATAGAAAAGTAGGTCCTGCTTTTAGGAGAAAAATAGTTGCTGTTAtcaatgtgaaaatattttttattttaactcaaaaaaagtcatttaattaattaattataccTATAGTCACTGAACATCAAAAACAAGAAGTGAGAAAAGGTTAAATATGTAAAGGACAGGTTTATGTCTGATTAATCATTGAGGATTTATAGTGAATatcaatttcattttcttacttcttaaattttgctttattaGCATAAGAGTGTTTTCTGCAAAAATAACAGTTGTTGAAAATGATTATATACTTGAGGATGCTTAAAGCTGAACATAACCAAAGACAACTTGATCTGCTGATTTATATTTCTAGTGTAGTCTGTGGTCACTGTATACGCAAATTGttttggtaggttttttttgtggttgctTATTTctaggttgggttttttgtgaagGCTTTGGGATCTGATCTCATACAGTCCTTTTATCAGGCCACATAAAATAATTCAGCATTGTAGAATATTTTTGGGGGAGGTAGGGGTTTCAACACTTTTACCTTTTTATAGATGAAGGGAAGTAAAAACTATTTTGAACTGAAAGTCAATCACTTCACTAACTTGTTCTATTTTTTCCACAACCTGAGTACTTAAAAAGCTTCCCAAATTGGGATAACTGCAGCATGTCATGTCTTTGAATAGGAGAAGTTGATAAAGGGCTTGAAAAAGAAGTGATCCTTCCAGATGTaggaacaatatttttttccttcctagcTTTCATGCTAAAATAAAGACATAAGTAACAGATAAAGCCGTGTTAGCATTGTCTTAACAGATTTATAAATTTTTACTGTTGTTAAACTGTGTGTACTTTATTAACTTATGTtatggttggtttttttgtatgTGCATCTATAATTTAGCACCATCGAGACGTGGTGATCTGGAGATCTTGGGTTACTGTATGATTCATTGGCTTAGTGGCCATCTACCATGGGAAGATAATTTGAAAGATCCAAATTTTGTCAGAGACTCAAAAATCAGGTGAGAAgctatttgttttcattctcttttgaaaatgaaaatgtctttcTGTAGAAATGCTTTGTACTTTGAGTACATTCCCTTTTGGTAAGCTGCTCTTACTGTGTATACCTcccattttccttttgtgtCTCATGTATCCTTGACATGTAATTAAACTTCAGTTGTACTGTTCTGCTGGCTTCCTTTGCGTGTCTgagatgtttatttttccactgcAGTATTGGCACTTTAGAATTGCCATGGTGAAGCCAAAAGCACTTTTAGCAGGATGCAGGTAACCATCAGTCGTGCTTTACAGGAAGAGAAGTGTGGAGTGTGAGTCCCTTTAACACCATGCTCTCATGCATGTGGTAGAAGTGAGGGCTAAAGGGGAGTCTTAAATGTCTTTGAGCATCATTCCAGCTAGAGCACTACTGTTATGggattttaagattttttttttatttttcattttgtcctTCAGCCTCAATGTCAACGTGCCTTCATCTTCCCCTCAGCCCAAATCAGCCTTCTCTCGTCACATATTTAATATGAAGAGAGCTGTCCCAGTGCAGCAGTTTCTGTCTCATTAACAAATATTTGTTATTTGGCTTCCTAGCATCAGTATGTGAGGGTTGAAAATGGACcagttctttttcttcagtcttcTACTTGCTTTTGAGAATCAAAAACTGTTTCAGATGGCCCATCTGGCATTCATCAGGTTCTGAAATGTGCTGCACACCTACAAATGGCTATGCTAAGTCATAACAGAGGCTTATGCAGTAGTGTTTCTTGTGTCTGACAGTGGCCCAGACTGGGTACTTAAATAGATTATCAGAACAGGACAAAAttgaaaattcaaaagaaacagtagttttgattaattttgtttttcagatgtAGAGATAATATTTCCATTTTGATGGACAAATGCTTTCCTGGGAAAAATAAACCAGGTAAGAGgagctattttaaaatacttgtttACTGAACTTTTTACCTATTTTAATTATTCCTTTCAATCAGGAGCAACAAAGTGGCATGAATTAGATTGTTGCTTAAGAGAAGTCTAGACTTCATTTTGGCTGCAGTTTTGTACACTACAAACACTGTGTTGTTTCTGGTTAAGCAAAGTATTCATTTCAAACATGAGATgtgcaaattgatttttcacaACTGAATTTTAGATAGGGAAATTTAAGAAGCAGTGCAGCCTTGAAGTATATGTTGTTCCTATTTGGCACAGGTGATTTGCTGAgtacattatttattatttttaaactgactCCATTAGAAATACACCTTCCTGGGATCTTACTATTTAGTTATTTTTGGCTATTCCTGGTGATCAGAAGAGTTTTTTCATTCAAGTGtgacttgtttgttttttcagtggCCTAATGTTTCATGTATTATATAGTATAGGTTTCAGTCTTGAACTGATGAAGTTCTGAGATAACATTGAATTTccttttccacatttttaaatatagacATAAGAAATACTAAGTAAATAAGCATTCATTGGTGAAAATTGGCCTATTAGGGTTTTTTACGACTGACTGTTTTCTTCATTGCAATAAACATGTAAAAAACAGTGATGCTGTCATCACTGGGTAATGAACCTtggtataatttttttctaaaatgtgtAGTAAAGACATAATTATTATGAGTTTATAAATAACCATTTCAAGAATAGCATGAGTAGTGCATGCataatttctgtctcttttgTAGTAAAAGTGAAtgattaaaatgttttcaaatagaaattaattGGAGGTGCCATTTCTTTAGATGAAATAGCCAAATACATGGAAAAGGTGAAGGTACTCAGCTATGAAGAGAAACCTGTTTATCAGCATTTCCGAGAAATACTTCTGCAAGGTCTCAAGGCCATTGGACAAAAAGATGATGGTTTGCTTGACTTTGGCTTGGCAGAGAATGGAGACTTTGAAAGAAATCCTGTGCAAAAGGTTTTACTCTCAAAATTCATGTCATCTTTTATTGCATTTGGTTGAGTAAGAGTTAGTGATGTTGGAAGTAGGCGTCATAACTTAATCCAGTAGCAAATAATTAAATAGTGAAATGTTTAAGTCCTAGTTGCacacattatttttctaattaaactTAACTAATTGTTAATAAAACTTAATACAGAATGATGTTTATAGGGGTACCTTTACAGTTGATAGTACCTTGGTTAACAAAATTTGTATACTTAGATATAATTATGTTTGAACATTAATTTGGTTAATTtacttatttctttaaattggTAAAACTCCAGATGGATCAAAGTATATGTAAGATTAGTctagtttttgttttgtattaatttcctttccttgactAGTACAAAGCTTAGTTTTAAGTATACATCCTTATGCCAAGTACTTCATTCTGGAATTCACATATTGATTTTACTAATCTAATATGTTATTTTTGAGTCTTAACTGTATTGGTAGGCTAGGGgtgttttcttccttgtatTTAAGAAGGCTTAAACTCTAGACTTGAATTCCAATTTGAATACGGCATTAAGGACTTTTTAAGCTTTAGGGAAAGTGTATGTTTAAACACCTTATATCCATAAAAAAGTGGTCATATAATGGGACAGTAATTATCATCTTCTACTTCAAACTGCATTTATTACTTCTTTATTTACATTTGTTAATAGCAGGTCGGCAGTTTGCTGGTTCCTTAACATGAACCAGGGAACTGAGAATTACAATACAGGATAATAGTACAAGTACGTTGCACTGCTTACTGGCATGATCAGCAGTGTGTTAAAGatgagggaaaagcaggaaataaaaaacctaTAGGATTCTAAAGTCTTCTGAAGATACACGTTCAGCATTTCTTAGATCTTTTTGCCCAGTAAATATTTTGGCTAAAATCGTACAGCTGTGATCTCTATACTAATATTTTCTGCTGAACTGGGTGTAAAGGTCCCTCCAAAAGGAGAGTTTGATGGCATAAGTTCTGTTCCCCTTGTGGTTTGATATGGCTTGTGACCtgtattttggggaaaaaatagtcTGACTTTAATGGTTGGCTGGTTTCTTTGCTGAGTAAGTTggcctgctgcagagccagcatcTGTGACCTTTAATGTCCTTGTCCAGCAGAGATGTCTGGTGCACATTTGCAATAgaataaaaacttcaaaaatcttgggtttttttagcctGTATCAGTCAAGACCATTCCCAAAGGGTGGATAATCCTTTTCCATAGGTTCTTACCTCCAAGCAAAAAGAAGTAAGCCTTTTCATTGGGTTTCTCTTGTTTTTATATACTTTGAGAACCGTTTGCATGGTCAGCTTACTCAGTTGTCACAAATACGAAGCACTTAGATAAAA is part of the Molothrus aeneus isolate 106 chromosome 6, BPBGC_Maene_1.0, whole genome shotgun sequence genome and harbors:
- the VRK1 gene encoding serine/threonine-protein kinase VRK1 isoform X2, coding for MPKKKTAGKAPSKTKLAELFSLGEVLADTSKKEWKLGVPVGEGGFGRLYLADVNSSKPVGSDAPYVAKVEPSESGPLFTELRFYMRAAKPNEIQKWTKSHKLKYLGVPRYWGSGLHERNGNSYRFMIMDRFGRDLQKMYEENAKQFPHKTVLQLGLRVLDILEYVHEHEYVHADIKASNLLLSYKNPNQVYLVDYGLAHRYCPEGVHKVYKENPKRCHDGTVEYTSIDAHKGVAPSRRGDLEILGYCMIHWLSGHLPWEDNLKDPNFVRDSKIRCRDNISILMDKCFPGKNKPDEIAKYMEKVKVLSYEEKPVYQHFREILLQGLKAIGQKDDGLLDFGLAENGDFERNPVQKRRRKATAAAAASESTEAKMEDTGSPKKKKAAISNAFAARTQKMTSPKKSTATRKRVKK
- the VRK1 gene encoding serine/threonine-protein kinase VRK1 isoform X1, producing MGAGDAGRWRRGGRAAGGRGQCGNFGPGGRSGAGPARPGGKMPKKKTAGKAPSKTKLAELFSLGEVLADTSKKEWKLGVPVGEGGFGRLYLADVNSSKPVGSDAPYVAKVEPSESGPLFTELRFYMRAAKPNEIQKWTKSHKLKYLGVPRYWGSGLHERNGNSYRFMIMDRFGRDLQKMYEENAKQFPHKTVLQLGLRVLDILEYVHEHEYVHADIKASNLLLSYKNPNQVYLVDYGLAHRYCPEGVHKVYKENPKRCHDGTVEYTSIDAHKGVAPSRRGDLEILGYCMIHWLSGHLPWEDNLKDPNFVRDSKIRCRDNISILMDKCFPGKNKPDEIAKYMEKVKVLSYEEKPVYQHFREILLQGLKAIGQKDDGLLDFGLAENGDFERNPVQKRRRKATAAAAASESTEAKMEDTGSPKKKKAAISNAFAARTQKMTSPKKSTATRKRVKK
- the VRK1 gene encoding serine/threonine-protein kinase VRK1 isoform X3; amino-acid sequence: MPKKKTAGKAPSKTKLAELFSLGEVLADTSKKEWKLGVPVGEGGFGRLYLADVNSSKPVGSDAPYVAKVEPSESGPLFTELRFYMRAAKPNEIQKWTKSHKLKYLGVPRYWGSGLHERNGNSYRFMIMDRFGRDLQKMYEENAKQFPHKTVLQLGLRVVYLVDYGLAHRYCPEGVHKVYKENPKRCHDGTVEYTSIDAHKGVAPSRRGDLEILGYCMIHWLSGHLPWEDNLKDPNFVRDSKIRCRDNISILMDKCFPGKNKPDEIAKYMEKVKVLSYEEKPVYQHFREILLQGLKAIGQKDDGLLDFGLAENGDFERNPVQKRRRKATAAAAASESTEAKMEDTGSPKKKKAAISNAFAARTQKMTSPKKSTATRKRVKK